One genomic window of Halovivax cerinus includes the following:
- a CDS encoding FAD-dependent monooxygenase, whose amino-acid sequence MTDTGEYEHYEAIVVGCGPGGAAAAARLADHGVETLVLERGVEAGSKNVSGGLVYAEESAPYTMDDLFDGFREEAAERPVTDYEIHNVAGNKVKSISLEDLHEHDTDWCDAVLRRKMDSWLEDRVHEKTSETGGGVLTGVRVNGLLRENGEIVGVTCDELDPITADVIVAADGVNSELARDAGLMDWDEPDEWFQGVKAVVEMDPDDIADRFDVDEDEGAAHLFSGDLFSGVRGGGFLYTNEESVSIGTVFHLDSLLAEEAEPHELLDALLTHPLLAQWLGDDYREREYSAKLVPDSKKVAHPSPYRGRLLLVGDAAGQMQAQGPIIKGMNHAVSAGALAADAFASTRTESAPDAAGRSYVDMLEKSGTMDKLRPRRYRLASAVGENDLVERVTNGLLKSKIGRVAATNRLSATVLEKAYNSPFMVGMLPDTSTGYVTLPTVLGEELGRTVRWDSEVDPPSLEERIGDLTYNTDVGNPHIRLLDESYEASGAAVAACPVSAEDFGGGCYRSEVVETNGSAERLVSLDTQPCVECGTCAVVAETEWEHPSGTKGVEFKQG is encoded by the coding sequence ATGACGGATACAGGCGAGTACGAACACTACGAGGCGATCGTCGTCGGCTGCGGTCCCGGCGGGGCCGCCGCCGCGGCGCGACTGGCAGATCATGGGGTAGAGACGCTGGTACTCGAACGCGGGGTGGAGGCGGGGTCGAAGAACGTCTCCGGCGGACTCGTCTACGCGGAGGAGTCGGCGCCGTACACGATGGACGACCTCTTCGACGGCTTCCGTGAGGAGGCGGCCGAACGACCGGTGACCGACTACGAGATTCACAACGTCGCCGGAAACAAGGTAAAGTCGATCTCACTCGAGGATCTCCACGAACACGACACCGACTGGTGTGACGCCGTCCTCCGGCGCAAGATGGACTCGTGGCTCGAAGACCGCGTCCACGAGAAGACGAGCGAGACGGGCGGTGGCGTCCTGACTGGCGTGCGCGTCAACGGCCTGCTGCGCGAGAACGGCGAGATCGTGGGGGTCACCTGCGACGAACTCGATCCGATCACGGCGGACGTGATCGTCGCGGCGGACGGCGTCAACTCCGAGCTCGCACGCGACGCGGGCCTGATGGACTGGGACGAGCCGGACGAGTGGTTCCAGGGCGTCAAGGCCGTCGTCGAGATGGATCCCGACGACATCGCGGATCGATTCGACGTCGACGAAGACGAGGGTGCAGCCCACCTGTTCTCTGGTGACCTCTTCTCCGGCGTCCGCGGCGGCGGGTTCCTCTACACCAACGAGGAGTCGGTCTCGATCGGGACCGTCTTCCACTTAGACAGCCTCCTCGCCGAGGAGGCGGAACCGCACGAGTTACTCGACGCCTTGCTGACACACCCGTTGCTCGCCCAGTGGCTCGGCGACGACTACCGCGAACGGGAGTACAGCGCGAAACTCGTCCCCGACTCGAAGAAGGTGGCGCACCCGTCGCCATATCGCGGGCGGCTCCTCCTGGTCGGGGATGCCGCCGGCCAGATGCAGGCCCAGGGTCCGATCATCAAGGGCATGAATCACGCCGTCTCCGCGGGTGCGCTCGCCGCGGACGCGTTCGCGAGTACACGCACCGAATCTGCGCCGGATGCGGCCGGGCGCAGCTACGTCGACATGCTGGAGAAGTCCGGCACGATGGACAAACTGCGCCCGCGGCGGTATCGACTGGCGAGTGCGGTCGGCGAGAACGACCTCGTCGAGCGTGTGACGAACGGCCTCCTGAAATCGAAGATCGGCCGCGTCGCGGCGACGAATCGGCTCTCGGCGACAGTCCTCGAGAAGGCGTACAACTCCCCATTCATGGTCGGGATGCTCCCCGACACGAGCACGGGGTACGTGACGCTCCCGACGGTCCTCGGCGAAGAGCTCGGACGGACGGTCCGCTGGGACTCCGAGGTCGATCCGCCGAGTCTGGAAGAACGCATCGGCGACCTCACGTACAATACGGACGTCGGCAACCCGCACATCCGCCTGTTAGACGAGTCCTACGAGGCGAGCGGGGCGGCGGTCGCGGCCTGTCCCGTCAGCGCCGAGGACTTCGGCGGTGGCTGTTATCGCTCCGAGGTCGTCGAGACGAACGGCTCCGCCGAGCGCCTGGTTAGCTTAGACACCCAGCCCTGCGTGGAGTGTGGGACCTGTGCCGTCGTGGCGGAGACGGAGTGGGAACACCCGAGCGGAACAAAGGGCGTCGAGTTCAAGCAGGGCTGA
- a CDS encoding methyl-accepting chemotaxis protein, whose protein sequence is MNNIIRSLIPTVIRRSYATKFAIALLVIGLAVGLVGFVGTSLITDSVQDNALEDQEALTAQEAATIDNWHNRNLRTVESNSNTPIIEGGTDEEIQNRLVNLDLELGDDVQSLHVADIGSGELTATTTDGQSLSDVDFPDQLSSDLSSSSATYTDAYVADGTPVVSYYIRIGHEDSDRYSQDAALVITYDLQQLSGRFGNTFSGETTVLALNQDREIVLDDTFTGSGSDVLIDGYLDDVFLQPYESDQEWIAQALSGQSESDAMVVDQRSSASIRDDPHNFDHEEFVGSYHTTEMGWTVLVHTSTDEAFGFVNSVNQYGIYATVAGILFIVLIGAAIGRNTASSIDRLTGKVAEMEDGNLDVEFQTGRIDNIGRLYDGFAEMRDELKQQITEAEEARAEAERERERVQQLNDDLQSAASAYCGVMGDAADGDLTVRMDPNATDNDTMREIGEDFNDMLTEIEATVESLNQFATEVATASEQVTASSEEVRSASEQVSESVQEISDGANQQYESLRSVDNEMSNLSTTTEEIAASSNEVADVAERTARTGREGKEAASEAIDAVETLEDERESVVEEFAQLRDDVAQIDQLVERVGEIAEQTNMLALNANIEASRSAGSDDDGGFAAVAAEVKELSQDVKEATEEIDDQLEGIQTQTERSAEEVERTSEEIERVGELVTDTVDALEEIAEYAQETNDGVQEISAATEEQAASTEEVVAMIDDVASIAEQTTTQAEGVAAAAEEQTTAMTEVSNSANDLTEQALALSEALDRFDTDAPADDSVVGLEYDETDDGGAGESFAFGEPGDEDTASPDDADDGRPGDDRDGSTSATDDAPSDDGDATWDAADDDSETFSLDG, encoded by the coding sequence ATGAACAATATCATCAGGAGTTTGATACCTACGGTAATTAGACGGAGTTACGCAACGAAGTTCGCAATTGCCCTACTCGTAATCGGCCTCGCGGTGGGGCTCGTCGGATTCGTTGGCACCTCGTTGATCACGGACAGCGTACAGGACAACGCGCTCGAAGATCAGGAGGCGCTCACAGCACAGGAAGCAGCGACGATAGACAACTGGCACAATCGGAACCTACGGACCGTCGAGAGCAACTCGAACACACCCATAATCGAAGGAGGGACGGACGAAGAGATACAGAATCGCCTGGTGAATCTCGACCTCGAACTCGGCGACGACGTCCAGAGCCTCCACGTCGCAGACATCGGTTCCGGTGAGTTGACGGCGACGACGACCGACGGCCAGTCGCTTTCAGACGTCGACTTCCCCGATCAACTCTCGTCGGACCTCTCTAGTTCGTCCGCAACGTACACCGACGCGTACGTCGCCGACGGCACGCCCGTCGTCTCCTACTACATCCGCATCGGTCACGAGGACTCGGATCGATACTCCCAGGACGCCGCACTGGTGATCACGTACGACCTCCAACAGTTGTCCGGCCGGTTCGGCAACACGTTTAGTGGCGAAACGACGGTACTAGCGCTCAACCAGGATCGGGAAATCGTACTTGACGACACGTTCACCGGAAGCGGAAGCGACGTTCTCATCGATGGCTACCTGGACGACGTCTTCCTGCAGCCCTACGAAAGCGACCAGGAGTGGATTGCACAGGCCCTCTCGGGTCAGTCTGAGAGCGACGCGATGGTCGTCGACCAGCGGTCCAGCGCCTCGATTCGCGACGACCCCCACAACTTCGACCACGAGGAGTTCGTCGGGTCGTACCACACCACCGAGATGGGGTGGACGGTCCTCGTACACACCTCGACGGACGAGGCCTTCGGGTTCGTAAACTCGGTCAATCAGTACGGAATATACGCGACGGTGGCGGGAATCCTGTTCATCGTGCTGATCGGTGCGGCGATCGGTCGAAACACCGCTTCCTCGATCGACCGGCTGACCGGAAAGGTAGCGGAGATGGAAGATGGGAACTTAGACGTCGAGTTCCAGACCGGCAGGATCGACAACATCGGACGTCTGTACGACGGCTTCGCGGAGATGCGCGACGAACTCAAACAACAGATCACCGAAGCCGAGGAGGCACGCGCCGAGGCCGAACGCGAACGCGAACGCGTCCAGCAACTCAACGACGACCTGCAGTCCGCCGCGAGTGCGTACTGCGGCGTGATGGGCGACGCCGCCGACGGTGACCTGACCGTCCGCATGGATCCCAACGCGACGGACAACGACACGATGCGGGAAATCGGCGAGGACTTCAACGACATGCTGACGGAGATCGAAGCGACGGTCGAGAGTCTGAACCAGTTCGCGACAGAGGTCGCCACGGCCAGCGAACAGGTGACCGCCTCCAGCGAAGAAGTCCGCTCGGCCAGCGAACAGGTCAGTGAGTCCGTCCAGGAGATCTCCGACGGGGCGAACCAGCAGTACGAGTCGCTCCGCTCGGTCGACAACGAGATGAGCAACCTCTCGACGACGACCGAAGAGATCGCCGCTTCGTCCAACGAGGTGGCGGACGTCGCCGAACGAACGGCACGGACGGGACGTGAGGGGAAGGAAGCCGCGAGCGAGGCGATCGATGCCGTCGAAACGCTCGAGGACGAACGGGAGTCGGTCGTCGAGGAGTTCGCCCAGCTCCGCGACGACGTCGCCCAGATCGACCAGCTGGTCGAACGGGTCGGCGAGATCGCAGAACAGACCAACATGCTCGCGCTGAACGCGAACATCGAAGCCTCTCGCTCCGCGGGTAGCGACGACGACGGCGGCTTCGCGGCCGTCGCCGCCGAGGTCAAAGAGCTCTCCCAGGACGTCAAGGAGGCGACGGAGGAGATCGACGATCAGCTGGAGGGTATCCAGACCCAGACCGAACGCTCTGCGGAGGAGGTCGAACGAACCAGCGAGGAGATCGAACGCGTCGGCGAGTTGGTGACCGACACCGTCGACGCCTTAGAGGAGATCGCCGAATACGCCCAGGAGACCAACGACGGCGTCCAGGAGATCTCCGCAGCGACCGAAGAACAGGCCGCATCGACCGAGGAAGTCGTCGCCATGATCGACGACGTCGCATCGATCGCCGAGCAGACCACGACGCAAGCCGAGGGCGTGGCCGCCGCGGCCGAAGAACAGACGACGGCGATGACCGAAGTCTCAAACTCCGCGAACGACCTGACCGAACAGGCGCTGGCCCTCTCAGAGGCGCTCGATCGGTTCGACACGGATGCACCCGCTGACGACTCCGTCGTCGGCCTCGAATACGACGAGACAGACGACGGCGGAGCCGGCGAATCGTTCGCATTCGGCGAACCAGGGGACGAGGACACCGCGTCTCCAGACGACGCCGACGACGGTCGTCCTGGCGACGACCGGGACGGTTCGACGTCTGCAACCGACGACGCGCCGTCGGACGACGGCGACGCCACGTGGGACGCAGCCGACGACGATTCCGAAACCTTCTCGCTGGACGGGTAA
- a CDS encoding 2-isopropylmalate synthase, which produces MAGKFADSTDSSRRDALDPPATETGGAAELFERDRLGLLDTTLRDGEQAPGVSMDPDEKAAIARSLDRAGVDVIEAGSACTGAGERDAITRVAALDLDARVTSFCRGVREDVDLARECGVDGVHIVVPASDRHLEGKVGTSREANLDRTAELVTYAVDHDLWVEVIGEDGSRADLAYLETLAARAFEAGADRFCFADTVGHTGPERTAEAVARLVEVGPVSAHTHDDLGLGVANALAAADAGADLVHCTVNGIGERAGNVALEEVAIALSHVYDVETVALDEVYDLAQLVARASGIPLPANKAVVGDNAFTHESGIHTDGTLKDDRMYEPYPPDTVGRERRLVLGKHAGRAGVRAALADLGVSATDDQVAAIAGRVTALGDGGRRVTDADLLAIADDVTGDDRERTVELTNLTATSGGSVPTASVRLEVAGEERVASGTGAGPVDAAIAAVREALGPAADVELDTYRVDAVSGGTDAVVTVEVELRRDDRSVTVVRSDADITRASVAAVVDSIDRLLDEEATVDLSPAD; this is translated from the coding sequence CTGGCCGGGAAATTCGCCGACTCCACTGATTCTTCACGACGCGACGCGCTCGATCCGCCCGCCACAGAGACAGGAGGCGCCGCCGAACTCTTCGAGCGCGACCGCCTCGGCCTGCTCGATACGACGTTACGTGACGGTGAACAGGCGCCGGGTGTCTCGATGGATCCCGACGAAAAGGCAGCTATCGCCCGGTCGCTCGACCGAGCCGGGGTCGACGTGATCGAGGCCGGGAGCGCGTGCACCGGCGCGGGTGAACGCGACGCGATCACTCGAGTCGCCGCACTCGATCTCGACGCTCGGGTGACCAGCTTCTGTCGGGGGGTACGCGAAGACGTCGACCTGGCACGCGAGTGCGGCGTCGACGGCGTTCACATCGTCGTCCCCGCGAGCGACCGCCACCTGGAGGGGAAAGTCGGAACCTCCCGTGAGGCGAACCTCGATCGAACCGCAGAACTGGTCACCTACGCCGTCGACCACGACCTCTGGGTCGAGGTGATCGGCGAGGACGGTTCACGCGCAGACCTCGCGTACCTCGAGACGCTGGCTGCCCGCGCGTTTGAAGCGGGCGCAGATCGCTTCTGTTTCGCCGATACGGTCGGCCACACCGGCCCCGAACGAACCGCCGAGGCCGTCGCTCGTCTCGTCGAGGTAGGGCCGGTGAGCGCGCACACCCACGACGACCTCGGACTCGGTGTCGCGAACGCCCTAGCGGCGGCCGACGCCGGTGCCGACCTCGTCCACTGCACCGTCAATGGAATCGGAGAGCGCGCCGGAAACGTCGCCCTCGAAGAGGTCGCTATCGCGCTCTCACACGTCTACGACGTCGAGACCGTCGCTCTCGACGAGGTGTACGATCTGGCCCAACTCGTCGCCCGCGCCTCGGGGATCCCGCTCCCAGCGAACAAGGCCGTCGTCGGTGACAACGCGTTCACCCACGAGAGCGGCATTCACACCGACGGCACGCTCAAGGACGACCGCATGTACGAGCCCTACCCGCCGGACACCGTCGGTCGGGAACGGCGACTCGTGCTCGGAAAACACGCCGGTCGCGCCGGCGTGCGAGCGGCTCTCGCAGACCTCGGCGTCTCTGCGACCGACGACCAGGTCGCCGCCATCGCCGGACGAGTGACCGCACTCGGGGACGGGGGCCGGCGCGTTACGGACGCCGATCTCCTCGCCATCGCCGACGACGTCACCGGTGACGACCGAGAGCGCACCGTCGAATTGACGAACCTCACCGCGACGAGCGGTGGCTCAGTTCCCACGGCCAGCGTCCGCCTCGAGGTGGCCGGCGAGGAACGCGTCGCCAGTGGCACCGGCGCCGGACCCGTGGATGCGGCCATCGCCGCCGTCCGCGAGGCACTCGGACCGGCCGCCGACGTCGAACTCGACACCTACCGGGTCGATGCCGTCTCCGGCGGGACCGACGCCGTCGTCACTGTCGAAGTCGAACTCCGACGGGACGACCGCTCCGTCACGGTCGTCCGCAGTGACGCCGACATCACCCGGGCGAGCGTCGCGGCGGTCGTCGATTCGATCGACCGGCTGCTCGACGAGGAGGCGACGGTCGACCTGTCACCAGCGGACTGA
- a CDS encoding cold-shock protein, with amino-acid sequence MAEGNVDFFNDTGGYGFISTDDADDDVFFHMEDVGGPDLEEGTDIEFDIEQAPKGPRATNVTRL; translated from the coding sequence ATGGCAGAAGGTAACGTTGATTTCTTCAACGACACAGGCGGCTACGGTTTCATTTCGACGGACGACGCGGACGATGACGTTTTCTTCCACATGGAAGACGTTGGCGGTCCGGACCTCGAAGAAGGCACAGACATCGAATTCGACATCGAACAGGCCCCCAAGGGCCCCCGGGCGACCAACGTCACCCGCCTGTAA
- a CDS encoding electron transfer flavoprotein subunit beta/FixA family protein: MRSVVLTKGVPDFSEGAVSFNEEGHLERGKTPTVMNPNDEFALQAALQTRVRHGGHVSVMSMGPPGYKEILGEAMESVYADDLYLLSDRACAAADTWATAITLSAGLETYQEEVGDIDLVFAGFKTADGETGHTGPQTAWAMDWPMVTHALALDIEPDEDRLRAKRLVEGDVDEIETVESRLPSFVVADPEFEPSYRKAAHRLEHKRLRRETRARAEEYEDHVTVWDHQALNLDPDSIGLDGSPTIVSSVDPIPKAPSEREATMVDPADEDGMTTVVEELQPFAAGGE, from the coding sequence GTGCGGTCGGTAGTCCTGACCAAAGGCGTCCCCGACTTCAGCGAAGGAGCGGTCTCTTTCAACGAGGAGGGTCACCTGGAACGGGGAAAGACGCCGACGGTGATGAACCCCAACGACGAATTCGCCCTGCAAGCGGCGTTGCAGACCCGGGTTCGTCACGGGGGGCACGTTTCGGTCATGAGTATGGGTCCGCCGGGATACAAGGAGATACTCGGCGAGGCGATGGAGTCCGTCTACGCCGACGATCTCTACTTGCTATCGGACCGTGCCTGCGCCGCGGCCGACACCTGGGCGACGGCGATCACGCTCAGCGCCGGTCTGGAGACCTACCAGGAGGAAGTCGGCGACATCGACCTGGTGTTCGCCGGCTTCAAGACGGCCGACGGCGAGACCGGCCACACCGGTCCGCAGACCGCCTGGGCGATGGACTGGCCGATGGTAACCCACGCGCTCGCCCTCGACATCGAACCCGACGAGGACCGACTGCGGGCGAAACGACTCGTCGAGGGCGACGTAGACGAGATCGAGACGGTCGAATCACGGCTTCCGAGCTTCGTCGTCGCCGATCCGGAGTTCGAACCCTCCTACCGGAAGGCGGCCCACCGTCTCGAGCACAAGCGCCTTCGCCGCGAGACGAGAGCGCGCGCCGAAGAGTACGAGGACCACGTCACCGTCTGGGACCACCAGGCCCTGAACCTCGACCCGGACAGCATCGGCCTCGACGGGTCACCGACGATCGTCTCGTCGGTCGATCCGATCCCCAAGGCGCCCTCCGAGCGGGAGGCGACGATGGTCGATCCCGCCGACGAGGACGGAATGACAACGGTGGTAGAGGAACTGCAACCGTTCGCGGCGGGGGGTGAGTGA
- a CDS encoding DUF7097 family protein — translation MERTPNGTSVGVDDPYEHVERCDHLTDDGTCRYAVEHAADDPAFARERRAEDYLCLAVPSGTAADLDPADWATCPHFRCRNRDRECSRCGLEEHRVAHSDERPLLEEHHLSYADSVGAVSTACSHEITVYLCRWCHAKIHDSWARIDDDVSPDPDAIAAREARRSREQAELSFTTAAERNDRC, via the coding sequence ATGGAACGAACGCCGAATGGCACGTCGGTCGGCGTCGACGACCCCTACGAGCACGTCGAACGATGTGACCATCTCACCGACGATGGGACGTGTCGGTATGCCGTCGAGCACGCGGCGGACGATCCGGCGTTCGCCCGGGAGCGACGTGCGGAGGACTATCTGTGTCTGGCCGTTCCGTCGGGAACTGCAGCGGATCTCGACCCGGCAGACTGGGCGACCTGTCCACACTTCCGGTGTCGCAACCGTGACCGGGAGTGCAGCAGGTGCGGGCTCGAAGAACATCGGGTCGCTCACTCGGACGAGCGGCCGCTCCTCGAAGAACACCACCTTTCGTACGCCGATTCGGTGGGCGCGGTTTCGACGGCGTGTTCCCACGAGATCACGGTCTACCTCTGTCGGTGGTGTCACGCCAAGATCCACGACTCGTGGGCACGGATCGACGACGACGTCTCGCCGGATCCCGACGCGATCGCAGCGCGGGAAGCTCGTCGGAGTCGTGAACAGGCAGAACTGTCGTTCACCACGGCGGCGGAGCGAAACGATCGGTGCTGA
- a CDS encoding DUF192 domain-containing protein: MQLVHEPASGNRTTVASTVDTADSFLAKARGLMFRRSIPDDYAIAFRFDDARVRDVHMVFVFVALDVVWVVDDVVTRVETLKPWRGFGRDEADLIVELPAGAATDVEPGDGVRLQE; this comes from the coding sequence GTGCAGCTCGTTCACGAACCGGCGTCCGGCAACCGGACGACCGTGGCGTCGACCGTCGACACCGCGGACTCGTTCCTCGCGAAGGCTCGCGGCCTGATGTTTCGACGATCGATCCCAGACGACTACGCGATCGCGTTTCGATTCGACGATGCGCGGGTTCGAGACGTACACATGGTGTTCGTCTTCGTGGCGCTCGACGTGGTCTGGGTCGTCGACGACGTCGTCACCAGGGTCGAGACCCTGAAACCCTGGCGCGGGTTCGGCAGGGACGAAGCGGATCTCATCGTCGAACTTCCCGCCGGGGCCGCAACCGACGTCGAGCCGGGCGACGGGGTCAGGCTGCAGGAGTGA
- a CDS encoding polymer-forming cytoskeletal protein produces the protein MPGHGTPLDELVVPDGTEAQERDLVTDGDVLLGTRATVEFGVRGRNVVASEGVRFGGAIEAEGDCRLDMWADVAESVLVGGDAYLGERVHIGGELMVAGDLDIGDDVDIEEGFEANGWIVIRNPMPTIVFLFVYLKHLLVVGEEDAAQRLIDELIDEDAAAEPETEPLVVPANGTVSDDAWRVSTPARIGDECRLHGNVRAESITVGRDTELYGSLRARGDIHVESGTVVHGDVTTRDGSITLAEGVRVLGDISCGELELGTDTVVDGVMRAAGQITMQNDPRPEAD, from the coding sequence GTGCCCGGACACGGAACTCCCCTGGACGAACTCGTCGTACCCGACGGGACCGAAGCTCAGGAGCGCGATCTGGTGACCGATGGGGACGTTCTGCTCGGAACGCGCGCGACGGTCGAATTCGGCGTTCGCGGTCGGAACGTCGTCGCGAGCGAGGGCGTCCGATTTGGCGGCGCGATCGAGGCCGAGGGCGATTGCCGCCTGGACATGTGGGCCGACGTGGCGGAGAGTGTCCTCGTCGGTGGCGACGCGTACCTCGGCGAGCGGGTTCACATCGGCGGCGAGTTGATGGTCGCGGGCGACCTGGACATCGGCGACGACGTCGACATCGAGGAGGGCTTCGAGGCGAACGGCTGGATCGTCATCCGGAATCCGATGCCGACGATCGTCTTCCTGTTCGTCTACTTGAAGCACCTGCTCGTCGTCGGCGAGGAAGACGCCGCCCAGCGATTGATCGACGAACTGATCGACGAGGACGCGGCGGCCGAGCCCGAGACCGAACCGCTCGTCGTTCCCGCCAACGGGACCGTAAGCGACGACGCGTGGCGGGTATCGACGCCCGCACGAATCGGCGACGAGTGCCGTCTCCATGGCAACGTTCGCGCGGAATCCATCACCGTCGGTCGTGATACCGAACTGTACGGGAGTTTGCGAGCCCGGGGGGACATTCACGTCGAGTCGGGGACGGTAGTTCACGGTGACGTGACGACGCGAGACGGTTCGATCACGCTGGCTGAAGGCGTTCGCGTCCTCGGGGACATCTCCTGTGGCGAACTCGAGCTCGGTACAGACACCGTCGTCGACGGTGTCATGCGTGCGGCGGGCCAGATCACGATGCAGAACGATCCGCGTCCCGAAGCCGACTGA
- a CDS encoding DUF5800 family protein translates to MTSLAFDDDGVDVVYEGTEFHLEKALIEEATDKRYHDVTDHEVLKLVAEHPDLSGEPRRIGDILD, encoded by the coding sequence ATGACGTCGCTCGCGTTCGACGACGACGGAGTCGATGTCGTCTACGAAGGGACCGAATTTCACCTGGAGAAGGCGCTCATCGAAGAGGCGACGGACAAACGCTATCACGACGTGACGGATCACGAGGTCCTGAAACTCGTCGCCGAACACCCCGACCTGAGCGGCGAGCCACGCCGAATCGGCGACATTCTCGATTGA
- a CDS encoding electron transfer flavoprotein subunit alpha/FixB family protein, translating into MVDPDEHTVAELRDELDAVDDLDTLSAVLDAEREGQDRKTAREAVEKRMDELREAGEVDAPETEGEYEDPDDADAADEADADTDGDGDETEPDADDGDGGEADDAAKDTDETDDAANDADDEADNDDGLSHPTRDKKHIRALQGGHYEDMWVFCETQQGELLDVSKEMLGKARELMDQYAADYGDDEQVVAFLMGDDCRELATEAITYGADVAVFHDDDRLARFLNTPYTRIAAHMARGEGTFDDDSWYDYDEPRYALYPATNNGRDLSATVQAELDSGLASDCSDLFIEEEKISNPVKTGEPGEKKVFEKVLHMKRPDFSGFEYSTILCLDNPDRDFHPQGASVIPGTFDVPEPDPDRDGLVVEHDMDLDEEWFTVTVEEYDELDEGVDLTGHDVVVCLGRGIGDAPTEGIELGLDLVDAFEDAALGITRGIVTSSYQFDGHVQDYTGEDRQIGETGQVVAPDLYIAAGVSGAVQHKVGMDDSETIVAINTDPDARVHDFSDYFVEGDLFEVLPRLTDAVESGDVSMEAVADGGDDT; encoded by the coding sequence ATGGTAGACCCCGACGAACACACGGTCGCGGAACTGCGCGACGAACTGGACGCCGTCGACGACCTCGACACCCTGAGCGCCGTCCTCGACGCCGAGCGCGAGGGCCAGGACCGAAAGACGGCACGCGAAGCCGTCGAGAAACGGATGGACGAACTCCGCGAGGCGGGCGAGGTCGACGCCCCCGAAACCGAGGGCGAGTACGAAGACCCCGACGACGCCGACGCGGCGGACGAAGCGGACGCGGATACGGACGGAGACGGCGACGAAACCGAACCCGACGCCGACGACGGCGATGGTGGCGAGGCGGACGACGCGGCGAAAGACACCGACGAGACGGACGACGCGGCGAACGACGCGGACGACGAGGCGGACAACGACGACGGGCTCAGCCACCCGACCCGGGACAAGAAGCACATTCGGGCGCTCCAGGGCGGACACTACGAGGACATGTGGGTCTTCTGTGAGACCCAGCAGGGCGAGTTGCTCGACGTCTCGAAGGAGATGCTCGGCAAAGCCCGCGAGTTGATGGATCAGTACGCCGCGGACTACGGCGACGACGAGCAGGTCGTCGCCTTCTTGATGGGGGACGACTGTCGCGAACTGGCGACAGAGGCGATTACGTACGGCGCCGACGTCGCCGTCTTCCACGACGACGACCGACTCGCACGCTTTCTCAACACGCCGTACACGCGGATTGCGGCCCACATGGCACGCGGGGAGGGAACCTTCGACGACGACAGCTGGTACGACTACGACGAACCGCGCTACGCCCTGTACCCCGCGACGAACAACGGCCGAGACCTCTCGGCGACGGTCCAGGCCGAACTCGACTCCGGACTCGCCTCTGACTGCTCCGACCTCTTCATCGAAGAGGAGAAGATATCGAACCCCGTCAAGACTGGCGAACCAGGGGAGAAGAAGGTGTTCGAGAAAGTCCTTCACATGAAGCGGCCGGACTTCTCCGGGTTCGAGTACTCCACGATCCTCTGTCTCGACAACCCCGATCGGGACTTCCACCCGCAAGGGGCGTCGGTCATCCCCGGGACGTTCGACGTGCCCGAGCCGGATCCCGATCGCGACGGACTCGTCGTGGAGCACGACATGGACCTCGACGAGGAGTGGTTCACCGTCACCGTCGAGGAGTACGACGAACTCGACGAGGGCGTCGATCTCACCGGACACGACGTCGTCGTCTGCCTCGGCCGCGGGATCGGCGACGCGCCGACCGAGGGCATCGAACTCGGACTCGACCTCGTCGACGCGTTCGAGGACGCCGCCCTCGGCATCACGCGCGGTATCGTCACCTCGTCCTACCAGTTCGACGGCCACGTGCAGGACTACACGGGCGAGGACCGACAGATCGGCGAGACCGGGCAGGTCGTGGCGCCCGACCTCTACATCGCTGCCGGTGTCTCGGGGGCCGTCCAGCACAAGGTCGGGATGGACGACTCGGAGACGATCGTGGCGATCAACACCGATCCAGACGCGCGGGTCCACGACTTCTCCGACTACTTCGTCGAGGGGGACCTCTTCGAGGTGCTCCCGCGGCTGACCGACGCGGTCGAGAGCGGTGACGTGAGTATGGAAGCGGTTGCCGACGGAGGTGACGACACATGA